One stretch of Thalassophryne amazonica chromosome 19, fThaAma1.1, whole genome shotgun sequence DNA includes these proteins:
- the si:ch1073-416d2.4 gene encoding zinc finger protein 853 isoform X1 has product MKKSSADPFLDSSDPRLKLTVKNKVRNIFVTQEDDTRDNKEENVNYIPVVTESSGRILQAGVNTSRKTLLLKKLAEAHEEQKRLELEHEELKSPMEVITQQRSELEIEQQQVKERATRYKEKQRIMLRNCQIAQEENTLKRKEIEQLSEQLKQLQTTQQVLKKTVAKYQNVEDILTKTLDYLPKRYLEYGSDTSEPSFMPIIQRHQTQYIIHQEALQHFRQLEEEMVHGHQQLQRLKNEHTVKKLLAEKELTEAQRKYEKLKVANMQKEFSFQKVQEAFTEKVKEVSSLLLAIGDLAERCYLPAYGPLENMSELMMLDMIKEFILDKADLEKRVRRHMETEKTKMGQK; this is encoded by the exons ATGAAGAAGAGTTCTGCTGATCCTTTCTTAGACAGCAGTGATCCCCGTttaaaactcacagtgaaaaacaAAGTGAGAAACATTTTTGTGACGCAGGAGGACGACACCAG GGACAACAAGGAAGAAAATGTAAATTACATACCAGTTGTAACAGAG TCGTCGGGCAGAATCCTTCAGGCAGGAGTGAACACTTCGAGGAAGACACTGCTGCTGAAGAAACTGGCCGAGGCGCACGAAGAGCAGAAACGATTGGAGCTGGAACACGAAGAGCTTAAGAGTCCGATGGAGGTTATAACTCAGCAACGCTCCGAGCTGGAGATAGAACAACAGCAG GTGAAAGAGAGGGCAACCAGATACAAAGAGAAGCAACGCATCATGCTGAGGAATTGTCAGATCGCCCAAGAGGAGAATACCCTGAAGCGGAAGGAGATCGAACAACTGTCAGAACAGCTCAAGCAACTTCAGACCAC ACAGCAAGTCTTAAAGAAGACGGTGGCAAAATACCAGAATGTTGAAGACATCTTGACAAAAACACTTGATTATCTCCCTAAAC GTTACCTGGAATATGGGTCAGATACCTCAGAGCCTTCATTTATGCCCATCATACAACGCCATCAGACTCAGTACATCATCCACCAGGAGGCACTGCAGCATTTCAGGCAATTAGAAGAGGAGATGGTGCACGGCCATCAACAACTGCAGCGCTTGAAGAATGAGCACACTGTAAAGAAATTA TTGGCCGAGAAGGAGCTGACTGAAGCCCAGAGGAAGTATGAAAAACTCAAAGTTGCAAACATGCAGAAAGAATTTAGCTTCCAAAAAGTGCAGGAAGCATTTACAGAGAAG GTTAAAGAGGTGTCCAGCTTGCTCTTGGCCATCGGAGACCTTGCAGAACGTTGCTATCTACCAGCATATGGGCCTCTGGAAAACATGAGTGAACTGATGATGTTGGATATGATTAAG GAGTTCATTCTGGACAAGGCTGATTTAGAGAAGCGAGTGAGGAGACACATGGAGACTGAAAAGACAAAAATGggacaaaaatga
- the si:ch1073-416d2.4 gene encoding zinc finger protein 853 isoform X2 — protein MKKSSADPFLDSSDPRLKLTVKNKVRNIFVTQEDDTRDNKEENVNYIPVVTESSGRILQAGVNTSRKTLLLKKLAEAHEEQKRLELEHEELKSPMEVITQQRSELEIEQQQVKERATRYKEKQRIMLRNCQIAQEENTLKRKEIEQLSEQLKQLQTTQQVLKKTVAKYQNVEDILTKTLDYLPKRYLEYGSDTSEPSFMPIIQRHQTQYIIHQEALQHFRQLEEEMVHGHQQLQRLKNEHTVKKLLAEKELTEAQRKYEKLKVANMQKEFSFQKVQEAFTEKVKEVSSLLLAIGDLAERCYLPAYGPLENMSELMMLDMIKIQV, from the exons ATGAAGAAGAGTTCTGCTGATCCTTTCTTAGACAGCAGTGATCCCCGTttaaaactcacagtgaaaaacaAAGTGAGAAACATTTTTGTGACGCAGGAGGACGACACCAG GGACAACAAGGAAGAAAATGTAAATTACATACCAGTTGTAACAGAG TCGTCGGGCAGAATCCTTCAGGCAGGAGTGAACACTTCGAGGAAGACACTGCTGCTGAAGAAACTGGCCGAGGCGCACGAAGAGCAGAAACGATTGGAGCTGGAACACGAAGAGCTTAAGAGTCCGATGGAGGTTATAACTCAGCAACGCTCCGAGCTGGAGATAGAACAACAGCAG GTGAAAGAGAGGGCAACCAGATACAAAGAGAAGCAACGCATCATGCTGAGGAATTGTCAGATCGCCCAAGAGGAGAATACCCTGAAGCGGAAGGAGATCGAACAACTGTCAGAACAGCTCAAGCAACTTCAGACCAC ACAGCAAGTCTTAAAGAAGACGGTGGCAAAATACCAGAATGTTGAAGACATCTTGACAAAAACACTTGATTATCTCCCTAAAC GTTACCTGGAATATGGGTCAGATACCTCAGAGCCTTCATTTATGCCCATCATACAACGCCATCAGACTCAGTACATCATCCACCAGGAGGCACTGCAGCATTTCAGGCAATTAGAAGAGGAGATGGTGCACGGCCATCAACAACTGCAGCGCTTGAAGAATGAGCACACTGTAAAGAAATTA TTGGCCGAGAAGGAGCTGACTGAAGCCCAGAGGAAGTATGAAAAACTCAAAGTTGCAAACATGCAGAAAGAATTTAGCTTCCAAAAAGTGCAGGAAGCATTTACAGAGAAG GTTAAAGAGGTGTCCAGCTTGCTCTTGGCCATCGGAGACCTTGCAGAACGTTGCTATCTACCAGCATATGGGCCTCTGGAAAACATGAGTGAACTGATGATGTTGGATATGATTAAG ATTCAAGTGTGA